One window of Corynebacterium sp. P3-F1 genomic DNA carries:
- the msrB gene encoding peptide-methionine (R)-S-oxide reductase MsrB yields MTENTNYSDWTEQQWRERLSPEEYHVLREAGTEPPGVGEYTDTTTEGVYRCRACGEELFRSTEKFQSHCGWPSFFSPLAGDKIIEREDHSLGMVRTEVLCANCGSHLGHVFAGEGYDTPTDLRYCINSISMTLEEKPVEQ; encoded by the coding sequence ATGACGGAAAACACGAACTACAGTGACTGGACCGAACAGCAATGGCGCGAGCGCCTGAGCCCCGAGGAGTACCACGTACTCCGCGAGGCCGGCACCGAGCCACCCGGAGTGGGTGAGTACACCGACACCACCACCGAGGGTGTCTACCGCTGCCGCGCCTGCGGCGAGGAACTGTTCCGCTCCACCGAGAAATTCCAGTCCCACTGCGGCTGGCCCTCCTTCTTCTCCCCGCTCGCCGGCGACAAGATCATCGAGCGGGAAGACCACTCCCTGGGGATGGTGCGCACCGAGGTGCTGTGCGCCAACTGCGGCTCCCACCTCGGCCACGTATTCGCCGGCGAGGGGTACGACACCCCGACCGACCTGCGCTACTGCATCAACTCCATCTCCATGACGCTGGAGGAAAAACCCGTCGAGCAATAA
- the hemQ gene encoding hydrogen peroxide-dependent heme synthase gives MTQPDIEKLNNTQRYAQWATFRAIPGALGHEREEIIAEVKDFFARLEDEGKVVVRGIYDISGIRAEADVMIWWHAEEFADIQKAYNDFRRTTVLGQCLEVFWIGVGLHRPAEFNRGHLPAFIMGEEPQDWITVYPFTRSYDWYIMDADKRRRLLIEHGQAAAEYKDVRANTMSAFSLGDYEWMLAFEAPSLERISDLMHKMRYTEARLHVREELPFFSGRRVADVAELIKVLP, from the coding sequence ATGACTCAGCCGGACATTGAAAAGCTCAACAACACTCAGCGTTACGCCCAGTGGGCGACGTTCCGCGCGATCCCAGGGGCGCTGGGCCACGAGCGCGAGGAGATCATTGCCGAGGTGAAGGATTTCTTTGCCCGCCTCGAGGACGAGGGCAAGGTCGTTGTGCGCGGCATCTACGACATCTCGGGCATCCGTGCGGAAGCGGACGTGATGATCTGGTGGCACGCGGAAGAGTTCGCCGACATTCAGAAGGCCTACAACGATTTCCGCCGCACGACGGTTCTCGGCCAGTGCCTCGAGGTCTTCTGGATCGGCGTGGGCCTGCACCGCCCGGCCGAGTTCAACCGTGGCCACCTGCCGGCATTCATCATGGGTGAGGAGCCGCAGGACTGGATCACGGTCTACCCGTTCACGCGCTCCTACGACTGGTACATCATGGACGCGGATAAGCGCCGCCGGCTGCTCATTGAGCACGGTCAAGCTGCCGCCGAGTACAAGGATGTCCGCGCCAACACGATGTCGGCGTTCTCCCTCGGCGATTACGAGTGGATGCTGGCTTTCGAGGCGCCGTCGCTCGAGCGGATCTCCGACCTGATGCACAAGATGCGCTACACCGAGGCGCGCCTGCACGTGCGCGAAGAGCTGCCGTTCTTCTCCGGCCGCCGCGTCGCTGACGTCGCAGAGCTCATCAAGGTTTTGCCTTAA